One window of the Verrucomicrobiota bacterium genome contains the following:
- a CDS encoding beta-ketoacyl-[acyl-carrier-protein] synthase family protein, translating to MSQHRIVITGIGLTAPNGNTLDEYRSNLLNKVSTIQNIETRYMGTVHAGVCDFDPLKYQTKKSVRIGTRAASIGIYCANEAIRDSGIDWENFDKSRVGVYVGTTEHGNVETENEIFNISQYNYDTRFWTHHHNPRTVANNPAGEITINLKITGPHYAIGAACAAGNAGLIQACQMLQLEEVDFALGGGVSESIHTFGIFAAFNSQNALAKHEDPTKASRPFDMSRNGIVVSEGGCLYTLERLNDAKARGANIIAEVAGWAMNSDATDYVLPNPERQAQCMRIALNRAKKNVEAIQIVNTHATSTKQGDIQECEAINAVFGKSDSTYINNTKSFIGHAMGAAGALELAGNIPSFRDKMVHPTINVDELDPQCNVGKLVIGEPVELDRVDAIFNNSFGMLGINSSLVVTRFHD from the coding sequence ATGTCCCAACATCGAATCGTCATAACTGGCATAGGCCTGACTGCACCCAACGGAAATACCTTGGATGAGTATCGCAGCAATTTACTCAATAAAGTTTCAACTATCCAAAATATCGAAACCCGCTATATGGGTACCGTGCACGCGGGTGTATGTGACTTCGATCCGTTGAAATACCAGACCAAGAAATCCGTCAGGATAGGAACTCGTGCTGCAAGTATCGGGATTTATTGCGCCAACGAAGCAATCCGCGACTCAGGTATCGATTGGGAGAATTTTGATAAAAGTCGAGTAGGAGTATACGTTGGGACAACCGAGCATGGAAATGTAGAAACTGAAAATGAGATTTTTAACATCTCACAGTATAACTATGATACACGCTTCTGGACGCATCACCACAACCCCAGAACAGTGGCCAATAACCCCGCTGGTGAGATAACCATCAATTTAAAAATCACGGGCCCACATTATGCCATTGGTGCCGCTTGCGCTGCTGGAAATGCGGGGCTTATTCAGGCTTGCCAAATGCTTCAGCTCGAGGAGGTCGATTTTGCCCTGGGTGGCGGAGTCAGTGAAAGTATTCATACTTTCGGGATATTTGCGGCATTCAACAGTCAGAATGCCTTAGCCAAGCACGAGGATCCTACAAAAGCTAGTCGACCATTTGATATGAGCCGCAATGGTATTGTGGTCAGCGAAGGAGGTTGCCTGTATACGCTGGAGCGCCTGAACGATGCCAAAGCACGTGGCGCAAACATCATTGCGGAGGTAGCGGGATGGGCCATGAACTCCGACGCCACTGATTACGTATTACCCAATCCGGAACGACAAGCTCAGTGCATGCGCATAGCTTTGAATCGTGCAAAAAAGAACGTTGAAGCCATTCAAATCGTAAACACTCACGCAACTTCCACCAAGCAAGGTGATATTCAGGAATGCGAGGCAATTAATGCTGTTTTTGGCAAAAGCGACTCCACTTACATTAACAATACCAAGAGCTTTATCGGGCATGCCATGGGAGCGGCCGGTGCGCTCGAATTGGCAGGAAATATCCCGTCTTTCCGAGATAAAATGGTCCATCCTACAATTAATGTTGACGAGTTGGACCCCCAATGCAACGTGGGAAAGCTTGTGATCGGAGAACCCGTGGAACTGGACCGCGTGGATGCCATTTTTAACAACTCATTTGGCATGCTAGGTATCAATTCCTCTCTCGTGGTGACGCGATTTCATGACTAA
- a CDS encoding NAD(P)/FAD-dependent oxidoreductase codes for MNSSKAKPSKDHYEVVVIGAGMSGMAAAIRLAHFGKDVCLLERHNVIGGLNSYYSIAGRKYDVGLHALTNFVSPGVKGTPLGKILRQLRISRDELDLNPQKFSRIAFPGINLKFGNEFTLLEDEIAREFPDQTDGFRLLLRKISEWDDNQLEYPDVSARSVVAACLSNSILIEMLFCPLMFYGNAREHDMEFGQYVILFKSLFYEGFARPFEGIRLMLRVIREKMKETGVERCMKLGVKSLRSEGKKVSALELDNGRMITADKVISCAGWPETLSLCEDREKETNLGQLSFVETINILKRQPKDLGIEDTIIFFNDAETFEFARPKELVDVRSGVICIPNNYDYSGDRQLNEGIVRFTAQANFDAWRSLDENTYMKEKAHWFDELSKVACKFLPVGSFESIKEESIATDMFTPTTVNKFTGRFGGAVYGSPLKNKSGRTHLDNLFLCGTDQGFLGIVGAMLSGITIANLYGLSDD; via the coding sequence TTGAACTCAAGCAAGGCTAAGCCATCAAAAGACCACTATGAGGTGGTTGTCATCGGTGCCGGAATGTCCGGTATGGCAGCCGCCATACGCCTGGCTCATTTTGGCAAAGACGTTTGTCTACTTGAACGTCACAATGTAATCGGCGGCCTAAATAGCTATTACAGCATAGCTGGTAGAAAATATGACGTAGGGCTGCATGCGCTGACAAACTTTGTGTCGCCTGGCGTGAAAGGAACTCCCTTGGGCAAAATTCTTCGTCAACTCAGGATTTCGCGAGATGAACTCGATCTCAATCCACAGAAGTTTTCCCGGATCGCGTTTCCAGGCATAAATCTGAAGTTTGGCAATGAATTCACATTGCTGGAAGACGAAATTGCCCGCGAATTTCCGGACCAGACGGATGGCTTCCGATTACTCTTAAGGAAGATCTCAGAATGGGACGACAATCAATTAGAATACCCTGATGTATCAGCCCGAAGCGTAGTCGCTGCGTGTTTAAGCAATTCGATTCTCATCGAAATGTTATTTTGTCCATTGATGTTTTATGGGAACGCTCGCGAGCATGATATGGAGTTTGGACAGTATGTCATTCTGTTTAAGTCGCTCTTCTACGAAGGTTTCGCCCGTCCTTTTGAAGGAATTCGATTAATGCTCAGAGTCATTAGGGAGAAGATGAAGGAAACAGGAGTTGAGCGTTGCATGAAACTCGGGGTCAAATCGCTACGATCTGAGGGCAAAAAGGTTTCTGCTCTGGAACTAGATAATGGAAGGATGATTACTGCGGATAAGGTAATTTCCTGCGCTGGTTGGCCTGAAACTCTGAGCTTATGCGAAGACAGAGAAAAGGAAACCAACCTCGGTCAACTGAGCTTTGTTGAAACGATTAATATCCTTAAACGTCAACCGAAGGATTTAGGAATCGAAGATACTATCATTTTCTTTAACGACGCTGAGACCTTTGAATTTGCCCGACCAAAAGAACTCGTCGACGTGAGGAGTGGGGTGATTTGTATTCCAAACAATTACGACTACTCCGGTGACAGGCAATTGAATGAAGGCATTGTCCGCTTTACTGCTCAGGCAAACTTTGATGCATGGAGATCGTTAGACGAAAATACTTACATGAAAGAGAAGGCCCACTGGTTTGATGAGCTCAGTAAAGTTGCGTGTAAATTTTTACCTGTTGGTTCTTTTGAATCAATAAAAGAAGAATCCATCGCAACAGATATGTTTACTCCTACTACCGTAAACAAGTTTACCGGAAGATTCGGCGGCGCTGTTTATGGTTCACCACTTAAAAACAAGTCGGGACGAACCCACCTGGACAATCTTTTCCTGTGTGGCACTGACCAAGGATTCCTGGGAATTGTGGGAGCAATGCTAAGTGGAATTACCATAGCCAATCTTTATGGTCTAAGCGATGACTAG
- a CDS encoding phosphopantetheine-binding protein: MTKDGIKSIVLKIIAEIAPDEDLSSIAPEVRLRDQLELDSMDFLDIVMELRKQYGIEVPETDYQELASLDSCANYLEPKFAALQGS; this comes from the coding sequence ATGACCAAAGACGGCATCAAAAGTATCGTTTTAAAGATAATCGCAGAAATTGCTCCAGACGAAGATTTATCAAGCATCGCTCCAGAAGTGCGACTGAGAGATCAGCTGGAATTGGATTCCATGGATTTTTTGGATATTGTAATGGAACTGCGTAAACAATACGGAATCGAGGTCCCTGAAACAGACTACCAAGAGCTCGCTTCACTCGACAGCTGTGCTAACTACCTCGAGCCTAAGTTCGCAGCCTTACAAGGCAGCTAA
- a CDS encoding FAD-binding protein yields the protein MAKDWLEGVEDEYDVVVIGSGLGGLSGANYLAKNGHKVLLLEHHYQYGGLATWFKRPGRHIFDISLHGFPFGMKKSCRKYWTTEIADMIVQLKHVRFVNPQFNIWTTFDRIDFTDKLVNIFGLELEKVEAFYDHLRGMDFFDKDDRTTGDLFEEFFPGRTDVHRLLMEPITYANGSTLNDPAITYGIVFSNFMSKGVFTFKCGTDVLIGKMVEEMEHNGVELRKNVLVEKIQVEGPDGLKRITGVMVRSRKSKEPRLIKTKAVLSNANVIGTIKDLVGEENFSPEFLEKAQPVRINSSSCQVYIGIKEGEEIPDIGDLVFCSESKEFSSDELVALNTTSRTFSVYYPDTRPESGRTTIVTSINATYDEWTNLSDEDYQMHKARMIEESLVALEKFIPDVRQKISHLEAATPKTVEAYTRHPSGTSFGTKFEGLPVSLELPEQIAGLHHAGSVGIIMSGWLGAINYGIITANKMDKFLYNLKKNNLKSISI from the coding sequence ATGGCGAAAGATTGGTTAGAAGGCGTTGAAGACGAATACGATGTGGTCGTAATTGGCAGTGGGCTTGGTGGGCTCTCTGGAGCTAACTATCTGGCTAAGAATGGACATAAAGTCCTGCTATTGGAGCACCATTACCAATACGGCGGATTGGCGACATGGTTCAAACGACCTGGTAGGCACATATTTGATATATCACTGCATGGGTTTCCATTTGGAATGAAAAAATCTTGCCGCAAATATTGGACCACCGAAATCGCTGACATGATCGTCCAGCTCAAGCATGTCCGATTTGTTAATCCGCAATTCAATATTTGGACAACTTTTGATCGAATTGATTTTACGGACAAACTGGTAAATATTTTCGGCCTTGAACTCGAGAAAGTTGAAGCCTTTTACGACCACCTTCGTGGAATGGATTTCTTCGATAAGGATGATCGGACGACCGGTGATTTATTTGAAGAGTTTTTCCCTGGAAGAACCGATGTGCATCGGCTTCTCATGGAGCCTATAACCTATGCCAACGGATCAACTTTGAATGACCCCGCAATTACTTATGGAATAGTATTCTCGAATTTCATGAGTAAGGGCGTTTTCACATTCAAATGTGGAACGGACGTACTTATTGGGAAGATGGTCGAAGAAATGGAACATAACGGCGTGGAATTGCGGAAGAATGTATTAGTTGAAAAGATACAGGTCGAAGGTCCGGATGGACTTAAGCGTATCACAGGTGTTATGGTTCGGTCCCGCAAAAGTAAGGAGCCAAGGCTTATTAAAACCAAGGCGGTACTTTCAAACGCAAACGTGATTGGTACCATTAAAGATTTGGTTGGAGAAGAGAACTTTTCCCCAGAATTCCTTGAAAAAGCTCAGCCTGTTCGGATCAATAGTAGCTCTTGTCAGGTCTACATAGGGATAAAAGAGGGCGAAGAAATACCCGACATCGGAGATTTGGTATTTTGTTCTGAATCCAAAGAATTCAGTAGCGACGAATTGGTTGCCCTAAATACAACCAGCAGAACATTTTCTGTTTATTATCCAGATACTCGCCCTGAATCAGGACGTACAACCATTGTTACTTCGATCAACGCAACCTACGATGAGTGGACAAATCTCAGTGACGAGGATTATCAAATGCACAAGGCAAGAATGATAGAAGAGTCTTTAGTCGCGCTTGAAAAATTCATTCCGGATGTGCGACAAAAAATCAGCCACCTGGAAGCGGCAACGCCGAAAACAGTAGAAGCTTATACGCGGCATCCTAGCGGAACCAGTTTCGGAACTAAATTTGAAGGTTTGCCCGTCTCTTTGGAATTGCCCGAACAAATTGCTGGCCTTCATCATGCTGGTTCTGTCGGAATCATCATGTCGGGATGGCTCGGTGCCATTAATTACGGTATCATCACCGCGAATAAGATGGATAAATTCCTGTACAATTTGAAAAAGAATAATCTCAAATCCATTTCCATTTAA
- the galE gene encoding UDP-glucose 4-epimerase GalE — protein MRILVVGGAGYIGSHCVRQIVKAGHEPVVLDNLVLGHRGAISPEIPFYEGDLGDVSFVQPILENENIDVVMHFAAYAAVGESVAEPLKYYTNNVAGTIQLLNAMKRAGVNKFIFSSTCATFGVVENPPIVETMPQVPINPYGQTKLDIENLLKAHAQAEDFRFAVFRYFNAAGAAEDGSIGEDHHPELHLIPIAIQAIMGQRPSLKVFGTDYPTPDGTCLRDYVHVDDLSRAHIAAFRLLNEPGTQLFLNLGVGNPSSVKEVIAAVEKVSGKTVLIEYADRRPGDPPSLYSDSTLAKKTLDWEPKYPDLESIVRTAWNWHSTHPNGYGD, from the coding sequence ATGAGAATTCTTGTAGTAGGAGGAGCCGGTTACATCGGTAGTCACTGCGTCAGACAAATTGTAAAAGCAGGCCATGAGCCGGTTGTTTTGGATAATTTAGTCCTGGGACATCGAGGTGCAATTTCTCCGGAGATTCCCTTTTATGAAGGAGATCTGGGGGATGTGTCCTTCGTTCAGCCTATACTTGAAAATGAAAATATTGACGTTGTAATGCACTTTGCAGCCTATGCTGCAGTCGGTGAGAGTGTTGCGGAACCATTAAAATACTACACCAACAATGTCGCTGGGACTATTCAGCTGTTGAATGCCATGAAACGGGCAGGTGTGAATAAATTCATTTTCAGTTCAACCTGTGCAACTTTTGGCGTGGTGGAGAATCCTCCCATTGTGGAAACGATGCCGCAGGTGCCGATTAACCCGTACGGCCAGACCAAACTGGATATTGAGAATCTGTTAAAAGCCCATGCTCAAGCCGAAGACTTTCGATTTGCTGTTTTCCGGTATTTCAACGCGGCCGGGGCGGCTGAAGACGGGAGTATCGGTGAGGATCACCACCCTGAGCTTCATTTGATTCCCATTGCGATTCAGGCAATCATGGGCCAACGACCTTCCCTCAAAGTATTTGGAACAGACTACCCAACTCCAGATGGCACCTGCCTGAGAGATTACGTTCATGTGGATGATCTCTCAAGAGCGCACATAGCAGCCTTCAGATTACTCAACGAGCCAGGAACGCAGCTTTTTCTGAATCTCGGAGTTGGTAATCCATCCTCTGTCAAAGAAGTCATTGCAGCGGTCGAAAAAGTGAGTGGAAAAACAGTACTCATTGAATATGCAGATCGACGCCCAGGGGATCCTCCCTCGCTATATTCTGACTCTACCTTGGCAAAGAAAACGTTGGACTGGGAACCAAAATATCCCGACCTCGAGTCGATAGTCAGAACGGCCTGGAACTGGCACTCCACACATCCTAACGGTTACGGTGACTAA